One genomic segment of Caldimonas brevitalea includes these proteins:
- a CDS encoding YraN family protein produces the protein MVTTKGNPKKKLGDAAETRALAHLCQAGLVMVRRNYRVALGPHRPAGEVDLILRERDGTLVFVEVRQRANLRHGGAAASVTAAKRGRIVLAARHFLAPLASPPPCRFDVVAIDGEHLEWLKGAFDAG, from the coding sequence ATGGTCACGACGAAGGGCAATCCGAAGAAGAAGCTGGGGGACGCGGCCGAGACGCGAGCGCTTGCTCACTTGTGCCAGGCCGGGCTGGTGATGGTGCGGCGCAATTATCGCGTGGCGCTCGGCCCCCACCGCCCCGCCGGCGAAGTCGACCTGATCCTGCGCGAGCGCGACGGCACGCTGGTGTTCGTCGAAGTGCGGCAGCGCGCGAACCTGCGCCACGGCGGCGCCGCGGCGAGCGTGACGGCGGCCAAGCGCGGGCGTATCGTGCTCGCGGCGCGCCATTTCCTGGCGCCGCTCGCCTCGCCGCCGCCGTGCCGCTTCGACGTGGTCGCGATCGACGGCGAGCACCTGGAGTGGCTCAAGGGGGCCTTCGACGCCGGCTGA
- the sctV gene encoding type III secretion system export apparatus subunit SctV, with protein sequence MATQARPFQYGSGVRDLLGTAGRHNDLLLAALLVAIVALFVLPLPTPLLDLLIATNLAISLVLLIVAMYVPSALSLSTFPSLLLFTTLFRLALNIASTKLILLQANAGHIIDTFGKLIVGNNVVVGGVVFLIIAIVQFIVIAKGSERVAEVAARFALDAMPGKQMSIDADVRAGALSSQQAQKRRQVLEQECQLHGAMDGAMKFVKGDAIAGIIIALVNILAGVAIGSLMHGMSVAGALQRYAILTVGDGMVSQIPSLLVSIAAGIVITRVSAGEGRERQLAGQIGQQLLAHPRALFIAGLAVASFLLVPGFPKWVFALLAGVILFAGLATHRMRQQRRTPAWISHGARGTDEDAENEQDAAIAAPLAVRLSASLRGGIDRYALDQQLSAVKLAVESDLGPVFPRLQVRYADGLAEHQYQLLVQDVAVAEGRLRPGWQLLDPAEAAAAPAGAEVAEPFGPFTRVVWVPNVPPNARAWTCEDVVGQHVDHTVRRNVKQLIGLQEVQKLLHVVQRDAPELAAEVSRVATPQRIAEVLRRLLQEGIPIRNLHAIFESLAIWAPKEQDGIALTELVRIDMGRYITSRYVGANRQLEAVLFESSLITRIEKAVERSPRGNLLLLSPAVSQDIREQVRRILGATTGRVVTIVSSDVRRYVKTLIEPVAPQLPVLSYQELDEDVALQPVGWVTNPQAQ encoded by the coding sequence ATGGCCACTCAGGCGCGACCTTTCCAGTACGGCTCCGGCGTACGCGATCTGCTCGGCACGGCAGGGCGTCACAACGACCTGCTGTTGGCCGCATTGCTGGTGGCCATCGTCGCGCTGTTCGTGCTGCCGCTGCCGACGCCGCTGCTCGATCTGCTGATCGCCACCAACCTCGCGATCAGCCTGGTGCTGCTGATCGTCGCGATGTACGTGCCGTCGGCGCTGTCGCTGTCCACCTTCCCGTCGCTGCTGCTGTTCACGACGCTGTTCCGCCTCGCGCTCAACATCGCATCGACCAAGCTGATCCTGCTGCAGGCCAACGCCGGCCACATCATCGACACCTTCGGCAAGCTGATCGTCGGCAACAACGTGGTGGTCGGCGGCGTGGTGTTCCTGATCATCGCGATCGTGCAGTTCATCGTGATCGCCAAGGGCTCCGAGCGGGTCGCCGAGGTCGCGGCGCGCTTCGCGCTCGACGCGATGCCGGGCAAGCAGATGAGCATCGACGCCGACGTGCGCGCCGGTGCGTTGTCGTCGCAGCAGGCCCAGAAGCGGCGCCAGGTGCTCGAGCAGGAGTGCCAGCTGCACGGCGCGATGGACGGGGCGATGAAATTCGTCAAGGGTGACGCCATCGCCGGCATCATCATTGCACTTGTTAATATCTTGGCCGGGGTCGCGATCGGCTCGCTGATGCACGGCATGAGCGTCGCCGGCGCGTTGCAACGCTACGCCATCCTCACCGTCGGCGACGGCATGGTGTCGCAGATCCCCTCGCTGCTGGTGTCGATCGCCGCCGGCATCGTGATCACCCGCGTCAGCGCCGGCGAAGGTCGCGAGCGGCAGCTGGCGGGCCAGATCGGCCAGCAGCTGCTGGCCCATCCGCGCGCGCTGTTCATCGCCGGCCTCGCGGTCGCGAGCTTTCTGCTCGTGCCGGGCTTTCCCAAGTGGGTGTTCGCGCTGCTGGCCGGCGTGATCCTGTTCGCCGGGCTCGCCACGCACCGGATGCGGCAGCAGCGCCGTACGCCGGCCTGGATCTCGCACGGCGCCCGCGGCACCGACGAAGACGCCGAGAACGAACAGGACGCCGCGATTGCCGCGCCGCTCGCCGTGCGGCTGTCGGCCAGCCTGCGCGGCGGGATCGACCGTTATGCGCTCGACCAGCAGTTGAGCGCGGTCAAGCTGGCCGTCGAAAGCGACCTCGGCCCGGTGTTCCCGCGGCTGCAGGTGCGGTATGCCGACGGCCTGGCCGAACACCAGTACCAACTGCTGGTGCAGGACGTGGCCGTCGCCGAGGGACGTTTGCGCCCGGGGTGGCAGCTGCTCGATCCGGCCGAGGCCGCCGCGGCGCCCGCGGGCGCGGAAGTCGCCGAACCCTTCGGCCCCTTCACTCGGGTGGTGTGGGTGCCGAACGTGCCCCCCAATGCCCGCGCATGGACCTGCGAGGACGTCGTGGGGCAGCATGTCGACCACACGGTGCGACGCAACGTCAAGCAGTTGATCGGCCTGCAGGAGGTGCAGAAGCTGCTGCACGTGGTGCAGCGCGACGCACCCGAACTGGCGGCCGAGGTGTCGCGGGTCGCGACCCCGCAGCGTATCGCCGAAGTGTTGCGCCGCTTGCTGCAAGAAGGCATTCCGATCCGCAACCTGCACGCCATCTTCGAGAGCCTGGCGATCTGGGCGCCCAAGGAGCAGGACGGCATTGCGCTGACCGAGCTGGTGCGCATCGACATGGGCCGCTACATCACCAGCCGCTACGTCGGCGCGAACCGCCAGCTGGAGGCCGTCCTGTTCGAGTCCAGCCTGATCACCCGCATCGAGAAGGCCGTCGAACGTTCACCACGCGGCAACCTGTTGCTGCTGAGCCCGGCGGTCAGCCAGGACATCCGCGAACAGGTGCGCCGCATCCTCGGTGCCACCACCGGCCGTGTCGTCACCATCGTTTCCTCCGATGTGCGCCGCTATGTCAAGACGCTCATCGAGCCGGTCGCGCCGCAGCTGCCGGTGCTGTCCTACCAGGAGCTCGACGAAGACGTCGCGCTGCAGCCGGTCGGCTGGGTCACCAATCCGCAGGCGCAATGA
- a CDS encoding septal ring lytic transglycosylase RlpA family protein: MSAPLPTAPRPVLRRLVCALTVGTAVVLVGCASKPGAPRPDDDGPGRPPAAVGNVPDAEPRIEPLARGSNRPYTVLGRSYVPTTADQSYRQRGIASWYGRKFHGRRTSSGETYDMYAMTAAHPTLPIPSYARVRHVASGREVIVRINDRGPFHGNRILDLSYAAAAKLGIVRRGSAEVEVERITHDEIRAGTWRRSPGDEAAVVRVAEDETRSSTAAPERSSPREDRLDAPAAPAPRSEPAPGTSPDVSTPTAGAAVAPAEVTPALAATAPAAPAVAALAPPAATDAATARSSQAAPEGFWVQLGVFRQRAGAESFHRRVSDELDWLRPLLAIFDDASMFRLQAGPYPSRAEAASTALRLQDALKLVPVVVER; encoded by the coding sequence TTGTCTGCTCCCCTCCCGACCGCGCCGCGTCCGGTGCTGCGTCGCCTGGTGTGCGCCCTCACCGTCGGCACGGCCGTCGTGCTGGTGGGCTGCGCCTCCAAACCCGGCGCGCCGCGTCCTGACGACGACGGGCCGGGCCGCCCGCCGGCCGCGGTGGGGAACGTCCCCGACGCCGAGCCGCGCATCGAACCGCTGGCCCGCGGCAGCAACCGTCCTTACACGGTGCTCGGACGCTCCTATGTGCCCACCACCGCCGACCAGTCGTATCGGCAGCGCGGCATCGCCTCGTGGTACGGCCGCAAGTTCCACGGCCGGCGCACCTCGAGCGGCGAAACCTACGACATGTATGCGATGACGGCGGCGCACCCGACGTTGCCCATCCCGAGCTATGCGCGGGTGCGCCATGTCGCGTCCGGGCGTGAGGTGATCGTGCGCATCAACGACCGCGGGCCCTTTCACGGCAACCGCATCCTCGACCTGAGCTATGCGGCCGCCGCCAAGCTCGGCATCGTGCGCCGCGGCAGTGCCGAGGTGGAGGTCGAACGTATCACCCACGACGAGATCCGCGCCGGCACCTGGCGGCGCTCACCCGGCGACGAGGCTGCCGTGGTGCGGGTGGCCGAAGACGAAACCCGCAGCAGCACGGCCGCGCCCGAACGGTCGAGCCCCCGTGAAGATCGGCTCGACGCGCCGGCAGCGCCCGCCCCTCGCAGCGAACCCGCGCCGGGCACCTCGCCCGACGTGTCGACGCCTACGGCGGGAGCAGCGGTCGCGCCAGCCGAGGTGACGCCGGCCCTGGCCGCGACGGCGCCGGCGGCACCTGCCGTCGCAGCGCTCGCGCCGCCCGCGGCGACCGATGCCGCCACCGCCCGCAGCAGCCAGGCAGCCCCCGAGGGCTTCTGGGTGCAGCTGGGCGTGTTCCGCCAGCGGGCTGGCGCGGAGAGTTTCCACCGCCGGGTCAGCGACGAGCTGGACTGGTTGCGCCCGCTGCTGGCCATCTTCGACGACGCGTCGATGTTCCGCCTGCAGGCCGGCCCCTACCCGAGCCGCGCCGAAGCCGCATCGACGGCCTTGCGACTGCAAGACGCCTTGAAACTGGTGCCGGTGGTGGTCGAGCGCTGA
- a CDS encoding BON domain-containing protein: MLAAVAAASLATALAGCAPLIVGGAMVGGMMLAIDRRTSGAQIEDQTIELKAVNRIRDAVGERAHVNVTSYNRMLLLTGEAPTEQDRQAIEQTVSRVENVRSLVNEVAVTPNSSLSSRSNDVILAGKVKATLVDARDLQANAFKVITERGTVYLMGRVTEREANRGAEVARSVAGVQRVVKVFEILTEDELARIVPASSSNKGATQGTTQGGAAQ, from the coding sequence GTGCTGGCCGCTGTGGCAGCCGCCTCGCTTGCCACCGCTTTGGCCGGCTGCGCCCCGCTGATCGTCGGCGGCGCGATGGTCGGCGGCATGATGCTGGCGATCGACCGCCGCACCTCCGGCGCCCAGATCGAAGACCAGACCATCGAGTTGAAGGCCGTGAACCGCATCCGCGACGCCGTCGGCGAGCGTGCGCATGTCAACGTCACGAGCTACAACCGCATGCTGCTGCTGACCGGTGAAGCACCGACCGAGCAGGACCGCCAGGCGATCGAGCAGACGGTGTCGCGGGTCGAGAACGTGCGCTCGCTCGTCAACGAGGTGGCGGTGACGCCCAACAGTTCGCTCAGCTCGCGCTCGAACGACGTGATCCTGGCCGGCAAGGTCAAGGCCACGCTGGTCGACGCGCGCGACCTGCAGGCCAACGCCTTCAAGGTGATCACCGAACGCGGCACCGTCTACCTGATGGGCCGGGTGACCGAGCGCGAAGCCAACCGCGGCGCCGAAGTTGCGCGCAGCGTGGCCGGCGTGCAGCGGGTCGTCAAGGTGTTCGAGATCCTGACCGAAGACGAACTCGCCCGCATCGTGCCAGCCTCGTCGTCGAACAAGGGCGCCACGCAGGGCACCACGCAGGGCGGCGCGGCCCAGTGA
- the sctR gene encoding type III secretion system export apparatus subunit SctR: MQGGLPEPLTLVALIVAFGLAPFVALMVTSYTKLVIVFGLLRTALGLQQTPPNMVLNGIAIILSIYIMAPVGMDVGDALRGRQFGEKGEGLNDIMAVIDAAKVPVKEFLQKHTQERERQFFLKSAGNIWPKERADKLQADDFMVLVPSFTLSELTRAFQIGFVIYLVFVVVDLIVATVLLALGMSMISPTTISLPFKLLLFVMLDGWTRLVHGLVLSYR, translated from the coding sequence ATGCAAGGAGGCTTGCCGGAACCGCTCACGCTGGTCGCCCTCATCGTCGCGTTCGGCCTGGCGCCTTTCGTCGCGCTGATGGTGACCAGCTACACCAAGCTCGTCATCGTGTTCGGCCTGTTACGCACGGCGCTGGGCCTGCAGCAGACGCCGCCGAACATGGTGCTCAACGGCATCGCCATCATCTTGTCGATCTACATCATGGCGCCCGTCGGCATGGACGTGGGCGATGCCTTGCGCGGGCGCCAGTTCGGCGAGAAGGGCGAGGGGCTCAACGACATCATGGCGGTGATCGACGCCGCCAAGGTGCCGGTGAAGGAGTTCTTGCAGAAGCACACACAAGAACGCGAACGCCAGTTTTTCCTGAAGTCGGCCGGCAACATCTGGCCCAAGGAACGGGCGGACAAGCTGCAGGCGGACGACTTCATGGTGCTGGTGCCGAGCTTCACGCTCAGTGAACTGACACGCGCCTTCCAGATCGGCTTCGTGATCTACCTGGTGTTCGTGGTGGTCGACCTGATCGTCGCGACAGTGCTGCTGGCGCTGGGCATGTCGATGATCTCGCCCACCACCATTTCGCTGCCGTTCAAGTTGCTGCTGTTCGTGATGCTCGATGGCTGGACGCGCTTGGTGCACGGGCTGGTGTTGTCCTACCGCTGA
- a CDS encoding phosphoheptose isomerase, producing MLEQRIQQQFFESADLKYQAADLLARPIADAVQAVLGCLTAGGKVLACGNGGSASDAQHFAAEFVGRFERERPGLAAIALTTDTSILTAIGNDYDFGQVFSKQVQALGQPGDVLIAMSTSGNSANVLAAVQAAHDKEMTVVALTGRGGGKMKDLLAETDVHICVPHERTARIQEVHILALHCLCDAIDTQLLGEQDHA from the coding sequence ATGCTGGAACAACGTATTCAACAACAGTTTTTCGAAAGCGCCGACCTGAAATACCAGGCGGCCGACCTGCTCGCGCGGCCGATCGCCGATGCGGTGCAGGCGGTGCTGGGCTGTTTGACAGCCGGTGGCAAGGTGCTCGCTTGCGGCAACGGCGGTTCGGCCAGCGACGCGCAGCACTTCGCCGCCGAGTTCGTCGGCCGCTTCGAACGTGAGCGCCCGGGCCTTGCCGCCATCGCGCTGACCACCGACACCTCCATCCTGACCGCGATCGGCAACGACTACGACTTCGGCCAGGTGTTCTCGAAGCAGGTGCAGGCGCTGGGCCAGCCGGGCGACGTGCTGATCGCGATGTCGACCAGCGGCAATTCCGCCAACGTGCTGGCGGCGGTGCAGGCCGCGCACGACAAGGAAATGACGGTGGTGGCCCTGACCGGGCGGGGCGGCGGCAAGATGAAGGATCTGCTGGCCGAGACCGACGTGCACATCTGCGTGCCGCACGAGCGCACCGCCCGCATCCAGGAAGTTCACATTCTGGCGCTGCACTGCCTGTGCGACGCCATCGACACGCAATTGCTCGGAGAACAGGACCACGCATGA
- the rsmI gene encoding 16S rRNA (cytidine(1402)-2'-O)-methyltransferase gives MTIEALSLLQAAAQAAGGQHYPASALYVVATPIGNLADITLRALHVLGLVDAVACEDTRHTAGLLRHYGIERPLLAVHEHNEREAAQGVLARLASGERVAYVSDAGTPAVSDPGARLVAAVREAGWRVVAVPGVSSATAALSVAGDTEPGGFRFVGFLPAKPRELEQALREIAGRAEAQVVFEAPHRIEALGRALAAACGTRPVTVCRELTKQFESVTTLPAAELPGWLDGDPMRRKGEFVLVLHARPGGAAPADALGQAEPVLRALVEALPMKQAVALAAQVTGAPRNALYERALALKQSDD, from the coding sequence GTGACCATCGAGGCTTTGTCCTTGCTTCAGGCGGCGGCCCAGGCGGCCGGCGGCCAGCACTATCCCGCCAGCGCCTTGTATGTCGTCGCGACGCCGATCGGCAACCTGGCAGACATCACGTTGCGCGCGCTGCACGTGCTCGGCCTGGTCGACGCCGTGGCCTGCGAAGACACCCGCCACACCGCCGGGCTGCTGCGCCACTACGGGATCGAGCGCCCGCTGCTGGCCGTGCACGAACACAACGAGCGCGAGGCGGCGCAAGGTGTGTTGGCGCGCCTTGCGTCCGGTGAGCGGGTGGCCTATGTCAGCGACGCCGGCACGCCGGCGGTGTCCGACCCGGGAGCGCGACTGGTGGCGGCGGTACGCGAGGCCGGCTGGCGGGTCGTCGCGGTGCCGGGCGTCAGCAGCGCCACCGCCGCGCTGAGCGTGGCGGGCGACACCGAGCCGGGCGGCTTCCGGTTTGTCGGTTTCCTGCCGGCCAAGCCGCGCGAACTCGAGCAGGCCCTGCGTGAGATCGCCGGGCGTGCCGAGGCGCAGGTCGTGTTCGAAGCGCCGCACCGCATCGAGGCGCTCGGCCGGGCGCTGGCGGCTGCCTGCGGCACTCGCCCGGTCACGGTGTGTCGGGAGCTGACCAAGCAGTTCGAAAGTGTCACCACCTTGCCGGCGGCCGAGCTGCCCGGCTGGCTCGACGGCGACCCGATGCGGCGCAAGGGCGAGTTCGTGCTGGTGCTGCATGCGCGCCCCGGCGGCGCGGCGCCGGCCGACGCGCTCGGCCAGGCGGAGCCCGTGCTGCGCGCCCTGGTCGAGGCCCTGCCGATGAAACAAGCGGTGGCCCTGGCAGCCCAGGTCACCGGCGCGCCGCGCAACGCGCTCTACGAGCGGGCGCTGGCGTTGAAGCAGTCGGACGACTGA
- the sctQ gene encoding type III secretion system cytoplasmic ring protein SctQ yields the protein MLTPPDQAVTELGASSVLPRADAAAARALNRLYGASPSFSFEVRGRRHTLRWHAEKNALERSPLDLYRFRFGSHAGQLGLDAPSVSALLDERRVDLLPRELRYLLLADALQGAVDAAERALRLHFEWTPPEDDAAVEPCDPLRAAFFVATPADGGVPLRGYLQFEAGASFDTLVPTLQPEGAPATRAFDRLRMPVNFRLGHTQITLREVGSIRPGDIIGIESWASSGAALVVTAELGGAGGRELVGLAEGSRITLTQSRDRTMNRDTAAPAGPADDTANLPIDRLDALEVSLRFEVGDLSLSLGELRAIRAGHVFDLGQPLNRSPVRILAHGNVLGKGYLVAVGDRLGVRVSEFAPGEI from the coding sequence ATGTTGACGCCTCCTGACCAGGCCGTGACGGAGCTGGGCGCGTCGAGCGTGCTGCCGCGCGCCGACGCCGCCGCTGCACGCGCACTCAACCGCTTGTATGGCGCGTCGCCGTCGTTCAGCTTCGAGGTACGCGGCCGCCGCCATACGCTGCGGTGGCACGCCGAAAAGAACGCCCTCGAGCGCAGCCCGCTCGACCTCTATCGCTTCAGGTTCGGCTCTCATGCGGGCCAGCTCGGACTGGACGCGCCCAGCGTGTCGGCCTTGCTGGACGAGCGCCGTGTCGACCTGCTGCCGCGCGAGCTGCGCTACCTGCTGCTGGCCGATGCGCTGCAGGGCGCCGTCGATGCGGCGGAACGTGCCCTGCGGCTGCACTTTGAATGGACACCGCCCGAGGATGACGCCGCGGTGGAGCCCTGCGACCCATTGCGCGCGGCGTTCTTCGTCGCCACACCCGCCGACGGCGGTGTACCGCTGCGCGGCTACCTGCAGTTCGAGGCCGGTGCGTCGTTCGACACCCTGGTGCCGACACTGCAACCAGAGGGTGCACCGGCCACGCGCGCCTTCGACCGGCTGCGCATGCCGGTCAACTTCCGTCTCGGCCACACCCAGATCACGCTGCGCGAGGTCGGCAGCATCCGGCCGGGCGACATCATCGGCATCGAGTCTTGGGCCTCGTCAGGGGCCGCGCTCGTCGTCACCGCCGAGTTGGGCGGCGCCGGGGGCCGCGAACTCGTCGGGCTCGCCGAAGGCTCGCGCATCACGCTCACGCAATCGAGAGACCGCACCATGAACCGAGACACCGCTGCACCCGCCGGCCCTGCCGACGACACCGCCAACCTGCCGATCGACCGGCTCGACGCGCTCGAGGTCAGCCTGCGCTTCGAGGTCGGCGACTTGTCGCTGTCGCTCGGCGAGCTTCGAGCCATCCGGGCCGGCCATGTGTTCGACCTGGGGCAGCCGCTGAACCGCAGCCCGGTGCGCATCCTGGCGCACGGCAATGTGCTCGGCAAAGGGTATCTGGTGGCGGTGGGCGACCGGCTCGGCGTGCGGGTGTCCGAATTCGCGCCGGGCGAGATCTGA